The Nitrospira sp. genome contains a region encoding:
- a CDS encoding DsrE family protein produces the protein MKTVVVIMSDPKSGSEEALGRVFNALALASECKQKGDEVAVVFNGTGTRWPVELAKLTHPANVLYNSVRDAVQGVSCGCAEVFGAKEGAESCGVPLKNDHALAGTAGLLSLRRYVADGWNTVVF, from the coding sequence ATGAAAACGGTCGTGGTGATTATGTCCGATCCAAAGAGCGGTTCAGAAGAGGCGCTCGGGAGAGTCTTCAACGCGCTTGCGCTCGCCTCCGAATGCAAGCAGAAGGGCGATGAAGTCGCCGTGGTGTTCAACGGGACGGGCACCCGATGGCCCGTCGAGCTCGCCAAGCTCACGCATCCGGCCAACGTGCTCTACAATTCGGTTCGCGATGCGGTACAAGGCGTCTCATGCGGGTGTGCCGAGGTGTTTGGAGCGAAGGAAGGGGCCGAATCCTGCGGTGTGCCGCTCAAGAACGATCATGCGCTGGCCGGAACAGCCGGCCTGTTGAGCCTGCGACGGTATGTCGCGGATGGATGGAACACCGTGGTGTTCTGA
- a CDS encoding pyridoxamine 5'-phosphate oxidase family protein: protein MAMKYLDLAITESVRRAQKHYYGHAARIADAPERDPLGEAEIEFIAARDSFYLGTVNEHGWPYVQHRGGPKGFLHVLNPTTLVFADYRGNRQLLSTGNLSVNNRVSLFLMDYRNRERLKIFGHARVEDARSHPELVSQLSTVTPRPNAERLVAIDVVSFDWNCSKHITPRYSVEEVEALAGSLRAHIAELETALHAAKMGSALPAG from the coding sequence ATGGCAATGAAATATCTGGATCTGGCGATCACGGAGTCGGTACGCCGAGCACAGAAGCACTATTATGGCCATGCGGCCAGAATCGCCGACGCGCCGGAACGCGATCCACTCGGCGAAGCGGAGATCGAGTTCATTGCGGCAAGAGACAGCTTCTACTTGGGCACCGTCAACGAACACGGATGGCCCTATGTCCAGCATCGAGGAGGGCCGAAAGGATTTTTGCACGTTCTCAACCCGACCACGCTGGTGTTTGCCGACTACCGGGGCAATCGACAACTCTTGAGCACGGGTAATCTATCGGTCAACAACCGCGTGTCGCTGTTCCTTATGGACTATAGGAATCGGGAGCGGCTCAAAATATTCGGACATGCCCGCGTCGAAGATGCACGGTCGCATCCGGAACTCGTGTCGCAACTCTCGACCGTAACCCCGCGGCCGAATGCGGAGCGACTCGTAGCGATCGACGTCGTGTCGTTCGACTGGAACTGCTCAAAGCACATCACGCCCAGATATTCGGTAGAAGAAGTCGAAGCGCTCGCTGGATCTCTAAGAGCGCACATCGCCGAATTGGAAACCGCTCTCCATGCGGCAAAAATGGGATCGGCGCTCCCTGCGGGATGA